In Anthonomus grandis grandis chromosome 6, icAntGran1.3, whole genome shotgun sequence, one DNA window encodes the following:
- the LOC126737444 gene encoding enhancer of split m7 protein-like: protein MSSVGLYQHYPAQQQQQAFEPKPMSKTMQYRKVMKPLLERKRRARINRCLDELKDLMVSALAMEEENVTKLEKADILEITVAHLQKLKRQKQLTSSPVVEADRFRAGYTSCAKEVSKVLASTPGVDIHLGTKLMTHLGYQLNDMDSCGSQQTPLVVKVGPSSASSEESYHHGHYQMPMTPPSSRGSPSPLNISCESSEKVWRPW, encoded by the coding sequence atgtCGAGTGTCGGTTTATATCAACATTATCCCGCTCAACAACAACAACAGGCTTTCGAGCCCAAACCCATGTCCAAGACCATGCAGTACCGAAAAGTGATGAAGCCACTACTGGAACGTAAAAGGCGCGCCAGGATTAATCGGTGTCTGGATGAGTTAAAGGATTTAATGGTGTCCGCTTTGGCGATGGAAGAAGAAAACGTCACCAAGCTAGAAAAAGCTGATATTCTGGAAATTACAGTTGCCCATCTACAAAAACTAAAACGCCAGAAGCAGCTTACTTCCAGTCCGGTTGTCGAGGCAGACAGATTCCGTGCTGGATACACCAGTTGCGCCAAAGAAGTGTCTAAAGTATTGGCGTCCACTCCAGGAGTCGATATCCATCTTGGTACCAAACTGATGACCCATTTAGGTTACCAGTTGAACGATATGGATAGTTGCGGTAGCCAGCAAACGCCTTTGGTAGTCAAGGTGGGTCCTTCAAGCGCTTCTAGTGAGGAGTCCTACCATCATGGTCATTACCAAATGCCCATGACCCCACCTTCATCAAGGGGTAGTCCTTCACCTTTGAATATTAGTTGTGAAAGTAGTGAAAAAGTTTGGAGGCCCTGGTAA
- the LOC126737333 gene encoding enhancer of split mbeta protein-like, whose protein sequence is MITGQSVEEPQPISRTYQYRKVMKPMLERKRRARINRCLDELKELMVTALQSEGENVSKLEKADILELTVRHLHKLKRQQRLSYNPVVDADRFRAGYTHCANEVSRCLAATPGVDIHLGTKLMTHLGHKLNDLDKVSPLMINVSSSYTPPGSPNLEGSVSSYTLPLTPASSTTSSNRHTPSPNQPIDCSTTTGLLKMALHKEEQVWRPW, encoded by the coding sequence ATGATTACTGGACAATCCGTTGAAGAGCCCCAACCAATCTCTCGTACCTACCAGTATAGGAAGGTGATGAAACCTATGCTGGAACGTAAAAGGAGAGCTAGAATCAATAGATGTCTTGATGAGCTGAAGGAATTGATGGTGACAGCACTTCAAAGTGAAGGTGAAAATGTTTCCAAGCTGGAAAAGGCTGATATTTTGGAGCTTACTGTACGTCACCTgcataaattaaaaagacaGCAAAGGCTTAGTTATAATCCAGTGGTGGATGCTGATAGATTCCGCGCTGGATACACTCACTGTGCCAACGAAGTTTCTAGATGTCTAGCAGCTACTCCTGGAGTGGATATCCATTTGGGTACCAAACTCATGACTCACTTGGGACATAAACTCAACGATTTGGATAAGGTTTCGCCTTTGATGATCAATGTGAGTAGCTCTTACACGCCTCCCGGCTCACCAAACCTTGAAGGCTCAGTGTCTTCGTATACTCTACCTCTGACTCCGGCCTCCAGTACGACTTCTTCTAATAGACATACGCCTTCGCCAAATCAACCAATTGATTGCAGTACCACCACTGGTCTTTTGAAGATGGCCCTACACAAAGAGGAACAAGTGTGGAGACCATGGTAG